DNA sequence from the Alosa sapidissima isolate fAloSap1 chromosome 13, fAloSap1.pri, whole genome shotgun sequence genome:
TGCTTTTCCCCCAACAAAGCCAGGACTGTGTTCAAATACCTATTTGAACGTGATTTCTtttgagcacacacactaaatccaCAGCTAAAAGATCTTGAGGAACAATGAAttgaatttcacaaaatacaCATTGGATTAGAATTGCACACTCTGTGCCTTAAACCGGTACAGTTTGAGTTGTGGAACTTTTTGTTGCTGGGTATTTGTACATGATCATTCCCTTACCAGGTCCTTTTCTGGTAGCACAGAAAGGTGAATAGCAGGAGCGATGCGATGGCACCTGCTAGTGATACGATGCTGTATACAATGATCTGAGAAACTGAGAGAGGATAGATTTAGCATAGAAAAACAAATGCAATATCAGTATATGGCATAATGTCAAGTATCTGTACAAAGGCAGGGATAACTATTTTCTGCTTCAAAGTACTGGTACAAGGGCCAGGTATGTATGTTTAATATAACATAcagacagggatggattactgcacgggcctactgggcccaggcCCGGGGGGCCCAAGGAGTCAggaggccctgaagcccaagcctttgcatggaatcattgcctcaatatcaacacatcagcatgtaggctatgaatatgattgaatttagtattggccatccccaaaatggaccagaatacaggaaatcacatcaaacaaatttaaaaatttctgggggaggacccccaaacacCCCCTCGCACATAagtgacaattagtggggggcccttaatacatctgggcccaggggcccaaaagttcataatccgtccaagCATACAGAAGGCTCCAGAGACATTTAAATCATTGTGAGATGGCAGTTTCTGAGCATACTGTACCTACCCTGTGAGGTAAGCGTGACTCTAGTTGTTGCTGGTTTGCTACTTTTGCCTCCAGATGTGACAGCATGTATCGAGAACTCATAGGTCTCAGGACGGAGGTGGTAAATCCTCTTCTGCATCCCATCCTTACTGCCTAAAACAGTCTCTGAATAAAAATAAACCGAAACAGTCATTGCTGACGATGGTTTTTATTTAATCAATAAACTATTTTAACAGACACATGCAGAAAAAAAGATGAACTTActtttgatttttttaaatgacaaattTAGTTAATACCTGTCTTATATTGTCCGTGGGAACTGAGGGTATATTTGATCTCATATCGCTGAATAAACCCTCTCCGGTGCTCCAAGGGTATCTCGTCCCAGGTGAGGACTACATCCATCCCATCCTGTTTACCCTGGAAACTGCCTGGAGCCTGGTCTGGGGCTGCGAAATGCAAATGATAACAGTGTTAGTTGTTCTGAATGCAAATGAAGTTGTCCATTGTGTTGTCCATTCTTAACTAATAAATGGACTGGATTTATAGAGCTCTTGTCCTCCAGCATTAAGAATGCTGGTTCGAGCTTGTCTCCTCCTGACCCTGTcgagtgtccttgagcaagacactgcaCCCCAAAATGAATGTGAGGCATTAATCTACCTCCCGAGCTACCCCTTAAAAGCAAACATTAAGGCAATTTAGAACGTattcttcatttcattttttataAGTTATTCATATTTAAATGGATGACATATTATGTCATATTACTAGTATTACCAAACATGGTATTTAATGCGTAATTTATTTAAAGTAGAGTAAGttacaaaaatatgttctaAAATTGCTTTTATCTAACATATAAAAacatgctattttttttttaatcaggaagAATGACTACTAACCCAGCTCTCGGCCATAACTCTCCCATCTCTGCAGGAGCTTTGGGGCATCTGAGGTACAGGCATACAGAGAAAATGTGTATCGCACGCCATCTTTAAGCCCTAGAGGACAACAGCATTTCAGACAATATGGGTCAAACTCTCAAAAGTGCAGAAAATAAATAACCTGTTGCTAAATAAGCTTATGGGTTATGAAATCAATGTGCCTTAAGGAGGCTACAGAAGCGCAagcgtttttatttttattttaagaaATTCAGTTTTATGAATTTATGCTTTTTGTTTCTGAATTAACAAGACAAGGCAAGGCAAACATGTCTATGCATTAGGCTTCTATACTGATGTCATAAATGGTCCCACTGCAAGTTGTAACCTCCAGTTACCACCATGGTGCACTAGAGTAATTTAAAATGACATGTGAGAACTATAAATTGAACACATCAGAAAAGTTAACAGGATGTTTATCTCTGTGAATTAATCTACAGTATTAAACTACagtagtgcagtgcccgttcaaccATGCTATTCCTAAAGAAAACCTGTGGCCCAATTCCATGTctggaggtaggcctactttaaaaaataggatgatagggaaaaacataatttcagctataagcattcaataatgaatactgaatattatattataatgttATAATGTAATAAATATGCAGTAAGCtgaatttaggcatggctgcatgtgaatTTTTTATAGATCAAAATGAGGTACAAGAGATAACAAGCCTAAAAGCTGTTATGAGTCAAGTTATTGAATAACTTtatgatagagaagacaaactattttgtggaatgatgcataatgatatgaaatttgcaacaatctctGGTAGCCCATAAGTGACATAACACTCTGCCACTCGTCTAGCTGATCAAATTTTAAATGACATAAATGGCCTAAATGACATAAATGGCCTTTTAAATGGCCTAAAAACTTTGAGTTAAAACTATATGTTTAGCCTactgaataacttgatgatagaaGACAAACctttttgtggaatgatgcatcattatatgaaatttgcaacaacgtgactcaaaaacagtccctggtagtagcctagcctaatcaACATCAAGCTCTGCATGCCACTCGTTGTCTGTAGCTGatcatgtttgcatgtgtggcattctgaaatcttaaattcgggaccattttcgctcgtttcaatttgggaccttgcagtcggaattgttgtttgtttatttaaagtctaaagacagtccaaagtagccagGACTATTTTTTTGACATTGCTTTGAATAGGCAGCATTCatgtttgttggcgtgttgttgcaaaatctgcagaacaattttatgcaagcaaactgcattcAGGATGTCTTTACTGTTGAgatcagacatgataatcaccCACACATCTCGCACTCGCTTATCTTTTTACCCACGGATTCAGTTGTAAAAAGATAAGCGAGTGCAAGATGTGTGGGTGATTCATCCCCGCTTATCTTCTCTGGTAGCCTACAGTCTTGTGTGAATGAGAGGGAAagtggctacagtagcctagtgaGTGgtgaaagccaatgtgtgcttcttttaccaatacatttatacatttatttacatttatatacatttatttaGCGATAtctatcttttgcatttcttctccaaacaatgtcaaacttggcactgcacttactcatgctCGTAGCAAGACacatggcacacacaaacatacacaaagatagacagacattcctgtaatttatagatagatgttTTTAAATTTCCATCAGTCAACTGTGAAATCATGCTTCACAGAATGTAATATACAACACACCACTTAATATATGGCAGATGAAATCTTATAAATAAATTTCATATATACCTCATAAAAACATATGTTTACAGCTACTTTATACATACAAATGCTATTCTTAGATAATGGTATGCTGTACCTGAATTGATTGTAGTATTCGTACGGCCAGCTGGTATCTTTATCCACTGGATGTCACACTTGTCCTGGCTGCCCACAAGGTACCAGTCCACCACATACCCACAACTGGCCCCAGGCATCGGGGCCCAGGCCAACTCCACACCACCATTACCGCCATTAACACGAGTTGTCTCCACATCTTTCCAAGATAGTGAATACAAAATATATTagtgagggggagggaggggtggaggaagCTGAACTGGTCACCACAGCGGCTGTCTTGTGAGGACACTAACCCCAACTGACTGGGATAGGGGCACTTTAAAAAGATTCAACAAGTCAACTCTTCATGGATTACCCATTCACTGCTGACCAATTTTGTTCACACAGATTAAGTCATCACAAATGtctcttttgcttttttttgtgtattttactTTCCCACAATGAAAAACAAAGTCCTTGAAACATGCCTCTAACAAAATTAGATCATCTTCAATTCGGCTTCCCAGTTCTCACCTCGTGCTTGTGATGGGCTGATGATGGTTGAAGGTTGTGAGTAGCCAACACTGTTCATGGCTGTGATGGTGATCCTCTTCACACGGTCAGTGCTCATGCTGTAACAGTGTTGTGTTGGCTCCAACCTCAGAGGGACTGAGCCATTCCACGACAGTTCATACTTCACCAACTTTCCATGGCTCTTCTCAGGCACTAGCTTCTGTGAGAAAAATGACCACAAAGGTGGAGTATAAATGGCTACTAGGACTGTGGCCCGGTTAAGCTAATAAAGTACTGTATAGGCAAATGTTTGAAAACATACCTTCCACACCACAAGACTCCTGTTGTTGCTGTCGACTGTCATCCAGACATCCACAGCCTGAGGAACTAAATGGAAAACCAATGGGTTTGGGAAAAAAACAGTGTTTAAGCCCTTGAAGTGAAGCAAATCTGTTTTAATCGGGACCATCTGAACTACCCTTGGTCAGTCATACTCACTGTCCTCTTTGGTTTCAAATGTGATTTCTTTACTCCAGTCCCCCCACTTCCAGAAGTGCTCGTTGGATGCGCATCGCACCTGGACGGAATAGGTAGTGTACGGGTGAAGCTCACGTAGGGTCATGGAGATCAGGCCCACTCCAGTGTCGTCTTCTCTCTGCACAGGAAAAAATGGACAGGACAGAACATGAACCACCCACAGCGATGGCCAGTCCGTTGGGCTGTCTTCCAATATGATGTGCAGTTATATAGCTACCATGTGTATTGGAGCAGAATCTGGAAATGCCACTCACCCCATCTTCTGTTTTGTTGGACCACATTATTCGTACTTGACATCGCATTGATAATAACATCAGGTTGGCATCAGACCAGTCCCACTGAATACTAGCATTTCTGGAGTTTACATTTAAGGCTTCTAGACGTTGAGGAGCCCGCAAGTACACTGCAACCAATCAGAACAGTTCAGAGCTGTGACAAACCCATTTTCTATTTCTGACAACAGTACAGAACAGCTAGGCCTACACATGCATGTGGTGGATTATGTAAACAGTGGTCTTTACCTCTGTGTCTGGGGTCAGCTGTATAAGTGAAACTTGttttattgattttattttctgcTGTCAGTGTCCATGCCACCTCCCCCTGGTTTGGAAATATTTCTATGGAACACTTCTTGTGGAGTGAACGATCTGCAGTAGCATGATGGCAGTAATACCTTTCATTAAGAGTATATTTGGTACCCTGAACTCCTCTTAGGTTTTTATCTCTACCCTGTGTCCAAGAACACTCTAGATGACGGAGGTTTCTTGTCTCGCATGTAAAGTTGTGAACTTCCGGAGAATCTGTAAGAACACAATATACATAAACCCAATGTTTCACTAACATTTATGCCTtggttaaaaacaaacaaactagctCCGGCATCTATGGATGTGCCACATCTAACATAGTAGTTTCCTGTTCAAGTGGATATTTGAAAATGTCTCTTTAGACTTGAGAGATGTTGAGTAATCTGCAGGCTAATAAGTCTAGTAACAGTAATAAACAAtgcattcacaaagaaaaaagaaatatctTACAGCCAACGTAGACAACGGATCCTGCATTGTAGTTCCTTTTCACTTCACAATATAGAATAGAACCCCCAGTGCCAGTGGCTTCCATCAACAAATCAACAATGTAGGTCTGCCCTACACGAATAGATTTCATTGGTCGGTCATCATATgtaaaatcttttagtgtggTTCCATTAGGAGTGATGCAACAGAATTTTTTCTGGCTGTCAGCCAGGACAGCGGTTTCAATGTTGTCTCGTGGGTAAATTACTGGTAATTCCGAATAATCAGGATCTGAACCTAGTGAAGAAGAGTAATGAGAGGAGCAAAAATGATGACATGTGTTTTCCTACAAACATCTGATCAACACTTGGCATCAACAGATTTGGGCAGCGGTTGTTCAAAGAGTTTCATTTAAGTCACACATCAGTAAGACACATCATTTGTGGCCTAATCATAATGAGATAAGACCTGCACTGACCTGTGACATATTTACGATCTGTCCACTCACTGGCATTGTGGTGTCGAAGTCTCACTGAATGTCGGAGACACTGGAGTGGTAGGGGAGATGTCCAGTGCCAATGATGAGAAATATTCGATCTTCTCTCAATAGACTCCTAAGGGAGTGAGTCCAATTATGCCATTAGCTGAGGAAACACTTTATAAGAATCTCCAAGAGTGCTCAATCTATATAACCATAGAATTAACATTTCAAACTAATTGCACAGAGCCCATTAacattaaagtcaatggcattTACTGTACATCAACTTACTCTGTACACAGGTTCTGTCTGTTCAGGGTAGTAGACTTCAATATCATAAATAACATTTTCTTGCTGGCTGACAAAAGAGGGCTCATCCGTCCAGGATACATCAATCCCGTTAGTACTTATGTCACCACGTACATCTTGAAGCTGTGGTACTGGTAAGAAGAAGTCAGTGAATGTGTTGTTTCAGGGTTAGATTTGAAAATAAGTATTatacagggcttaaatttcactgcgggattgcgggtattgcgcataatttgttcaagtcccgcaactctagccatcataatgcgagaaattcccgcatacgcttttacagcctgtctgataatgttaatatagcctaatcattaagtggcgtgaatgcggtgctattgaccggactgatcaactaccgagttgaattgaacatagcctcatgcagacgcacgcacacacacacgagagagaaccactttgcgcttacgcaaataggctacgctaccatggcaaacttttacatctggaaagagctccttggtaactatcctgctagctccggtcacgtcaacacttgatcccagaaaggttgtcttcgacatgtcaacatttattgtatctaatgacatagaaaacataatgatttgcatacacataccgcactatgcacaacttttactcactagcgactacagcctaaaaccgtcaggttgaaggggggctaattactccatagaattactctcaggtattttcttaaagtgacaggcactcaattacacctactcatcaccgatgtgcactcaattggacctacacaccacattaaagatatgcctaagtgttataggttaaacgtcaatatgaggcattaaATCATATGTacataaatatgtttagctagtagtaattactagtaaaatgctatactttaaaaaatgcattattaaataaatacactctatatgaattcaaaaatatatgatagaaacatatcacataagctatcattttcagtgtgtgtttgtgtgtgtggagagagtcaagcagaatctaggatgtccactgttgtgaatgatcccactacagtatatattactgatgacgtcagggtggtgggggccccaaaatcaaacacttttttaaaaaaagtatcgaagtattgaaatcgcaattcttgacttggtatcagaatcgtcccccccaaattgtgtaaatcccccctacatgaataacctaaggggggaattcccccccattttgaaaaatgaattttaagccctgccaGGTACTGTGTGGATTTCAGAGTTTTACAGTGTATCTAGAAGATTTATTCATTTTCAAGAGAACCACCACAAAAAGTCCTGAGAGTCAAAATGCATAGTGTGGCCTATCCATTCTCAGTCAGTGACTGACAAGTGACAGCTTACCATTTTGCATTCCTTCAGCTGCCTGGATGAGAAAGGAAGTCAGTAGAAGACTGGTAATCATGATTTATGGAAAAGCTCTGGAAGAAAGTGAAAATATACAGTAGATTAGTTATTCAATGGAACCCTTCTTAATCCGTCAAGTCCATTTGTAGGCTACCACATGCACTAGAATAGCCTACATATGACTATactatacagcggggaaaataagtattgaacacatgaacatttttttacattagtattaactcagataatccacccatattaaaaaatccaaacattaaagtccataagtagagttatgtgtaataaagcggaatgacacaggaaaaaagtattgaacacatctactgaaatttcttaaatactttatagaaaagcctttgtttgtactgacagcttcaaggcatttcctgtacGACGGAATAAGTTacagtattcaggtgtgattttggcccattcttttaaacagatagtcatttaatattgaagattccaagggtccctcttgtgaatcctgatttttagttaacttccaaaatTGTTCAGTTGGATTTatgtcagggccttgatttcctttctctgaaaccaattgagagtttcctttgctgaatgctttggatcattgtcctgctggaaggtctagccatgtctcatcctcatcatcctggtcaCCCTCATCTCCCAGaccaaaatgactccattcatcattccttcaactgtatgaagtctgccagtaccatgaaatgaaaaacagccccacaccatgatacctccacctccaaacctcactgttagtATGATATTTTTAGGGTgttgcacagtgccatttctcctcaaAATATGGTGTGcagtatgacatccaaaaagttTAAGTTTGCTCttgcctgaccagaatacattctctcagtatttcatagggttgtccaaatgttgtgtagcaaacttccAACGCGCTTTGACatgatttttttcagtaataGAGTCATGCAGGGTGAACATGCATAGGGGCTATGGTAGTGGAGTGCATTACCGATTGTTTCTGTAACAtttgtacctgctgcctccaagtctttctggagctttctccgagtggtccttggctcttgggctactcttctgcCTGTCCTTCTGAATTCCTGGTCAAAAATCTTGCGAGGacatcctgtgcatggccagttgatgatgcagtgatgttccttccacttgcagaaaacggctccaatactgcttactggatgattctgaagttttgaaatgcattacattaatacacaggattagatgttaaaatcccttgtgccaaaatccaaggtaaaaacacattcagaagcccctgctcaagtttaactttaaaaagcacactacccacaaatccgccaacaaatggtcacaagcacaatacaaatggcccatccaacaacagtagcctatatagtatgcggcatgtcattggggttatcaagtgggcaccctcattcaccaatgtttcgttaagttaggcccactacacctcatgaaggcttaacagtgaaaccagcgtcctggagacactcccctccatgctgccaccatattaccacattgaaatatccaatagccaaaatactcttaaccagcccaggcatggtcaaggttggctaggttggtccgtcccgttgatgtggactgaaccataaccataaaaaactaaccagttccattgatgttttgcaacaataaggttgcaaagatcTTAGGAGGGCTCTTTGCTTTTATACCCATCATGAactgtttcttgtgtgacaccttggtaatgcaacatctttttatagcccatcaatatgtactaacccaacttatatcaatttgcacagataggagggataatcgCTCTCTAACTAGATTCTAGCTTGTTTCTTGCCATTCCTTgtctttgtgtactgctttagtgtgttcaatacttttcctatccacttttttactcataactcaacttatggacattaatgtttggcttttttaTATGtctggattacctaagttaatactaatgtcatgcgaatagcctcattggaagtatgcgtaggcctactgaaaatttttttcaag
Encoded proteins:
- the LOC121680294 gene encoding leukemia inhibitory factor receptor-like isoform X1; translation: MITSLLLTSFLIQAAEGMQNVPQLQDVRGDISTNGIDVSWTDEPSFVSQQENVIYDIEVYYPEQTEPVYRESIERRSNISHHWHWTSPLPLQCLRHSVRLRHHNASEWTDRKYVTGSDPDYSELPVIYPRDNIETAVLADSQKKFCCITPNGTTLKDFTYDDRPMKSIRVGQTYIVDLLMEATGTGGSILYCEVKRNYNAGSVVYVGYSPEVHNFTCETRNLRHLECSWTQGRDKNLRGVQGTKYTLNERYYCHHATADRSLHKKCSIEIFPNQGEVAWTLTAENKINKTSFTYTADPRHRVYLRAPQRLEALNVNSRNASIQWDWSDANLMLLSMRCQVRIMWSNKTEDGREDDTGVGLISMTLRELHPYTTYSVQVRCASNEHFWKWGDWSKEITFETKEDIPQAVDVWMTVDSNNRSLVVWKKLVPEKSHGKLVKYELSWNGSVPLRLEPTQHCYSMSTDRVKRITITAMNSVGYSQPSTIISPSQARDVETTRVNGGNGGVELAWAPMPGASCGYVVDWYLVGSQDKCDIQWIKIPAGRTNTTINSGLKDGVRYTFSLYACTSDAPKLLQRWESYGRELAPDQAPGSFQGKQDGMDVVLTWDEIPLEHRRGFIQRYEIKYTLSSHGQYKTETVLGSKDGMQKRIYHLRPETYEFSIHAVTSGGKSSKPATTRVTLTSQVSQIIVYSIVSLAGAIASLLLFTFLCYQKRTWLKDKVYPEIPTPRFVGGLDAKGFQSFELPAERVEHLDASPILFSDVNQKVTNNVTHNVFFPLYRNIADSQPSDPADCKFHPSMKIPITEINNPNYKPLGSVGEAGEAAPVTTEEVTMPGYKPQLPGESSLLPLRSASSYRALEDACQGGLLESEDYISVGLVGSPTSVSSSQPLLGDSYTFGQHA
- the LOC121680294 gene encoding leukemia inhibitory factor receptor-like isoform X3; its protein translation is MLQDVRGDISTNGIDVSWTDEPSFVSQQENVIYDIEVYYPEQTEPVYRESIERRSNISHHWHWTSPLPLQCLRHSVRLRHHNASEWTDRKYVTGSDPDYSELPVIYPRDNIETAVLADSQKKFCCITPNGTTLKDFTYDDRPMKSIRVGQTYIVDLLMEATGTGGSILYCEVKRNYNAGSVVYVGYSPEVHNFTCETRNLRHLECSWTQGRDKNLRGVQGTKYTLNERYYCHHATADRSLHKKCSIEIFPNQGEVAWTLTAENKINKTSFTYTADPRHRVYLRAPQRLEALNVNSRNASIQWDWSDANLMLLSMRCQVRIMWSNKTEDGREDDTGVGLISMTLRELHPYTTYSVQVRCASNEHFWKWGDWSKEITFETKEDIPQAVDVWMTVDSNNRSLVVWKKLVPEKSHGKLVKYELSWNGSVPLRLEPTQHCYSMSTDRVKRITITAMNSVGYSQPSTIISPSQARDVETTRVNGGNGGVELAWAPMPGASCGYVVDWYLVGSQDKCDIQWIKIPAGRTNTTINSGLKDGVRYTFSLYACTSDAPKLLQRWESYGRELAPDQAPGSFQGKQDGMDVVLTWDEIPLEHRRGFIQRYEIKYTLSSHGQYKTETVLGSKDGMQKRIYHLRPETYEFSIHAVTSGGKSSKPATTRVTLTSQVSQIIVYSIVSLAGAIASLLLFTFLCYQKRTWLKDKVYPEIPTPRFVGGLDAKGFQSFELPAERVEHLDASPILFSDVNQKVTNNVTHNVFFPLYRNIADSQPSDPADCKFHPSMKIPITEINNPNYKPLGSVGEAGEAAPVTTEEVTMPGYKPQLPGESSLLPLRSASSYRALEDACQGGLLESEDYISVGLVGSPTSVSSSQPLLGDSYTFGQHA
- the LOC121680294 gene encoding leukemia inhibitory factor receptor-like isoform X2: MITSLLLTSFLIQAAEGMQNVPQLQDVRGDISTNGIDVSWTDEPSFVSQQENVIYDIEVYYPEQTEPVYRESIERRSNISHHWHWTSPLPLQCLRHSVRLRHHNASEWTDRKYVTGSDPDYSELPVIYPRDNIETAVLADSQKKFCCITPNGTTLKDFTYDDRPMKSIRVGQTYIVDLLMEATGTGGSILYCEVKRNYNAGSVVYVGYSPEVHNFTCETRNLRHLECSWTQGRDKNLRGVQGTKYTLNERYYCHHATADRSLHKKCSIEIFPNQGEVAWTLTAENKINKTSFTYTADPRHRVYLRAPQRLEALNVNSRNASIQWDWSDANLMLLSMRCQVRIMWSNKTEDGREDDTGVGLISMTLRELHPYTTYSVQVRCASNEHFWKWGDWSKEITFETKEDIPQAVDVWMTVDSNNRSLVVWKLVPEKSHGKLVKYELSWNGSVPLRLEPTQHCYSMSTDRVKRITITAMNSVGYSQPSTIISPSQARDVETTRVNGGNGGVELAWAPMPGASCGYVVDWYLVGSQDKCDIQWIKIPAGRTNTTINSGLKDGVRYTFSLYACTSDAPKLLQRWESYGRELAPDQAPGSFQGKQDGMDVVLTWDEIPLEHRRGFIQRYEIKYTLSSHGQYKTETVLGSKDGMQKRIYHLRPETYEFSIHAVTSGGKSSKPATTRVTLTSQVSQIIVYSIVSLAGAIASLLLFTFLCYQKRTWLKDKVYPEIPTPRFVGGLDAKGFQSFELPAERVEHLDASPILFSDVNQKVTNNVTHNVFFPLYRNIADSQPSDPADCKFHPSMKIPITEINNPNYKPLGSVGEAGEAAPVTTEEVTMPGYKPQLPGESSLLPLRSASSYRALEDACQGGLLESEDYISVGLVGSPTSVSSSQPLLGDSYTFGQHA